One genomic segment of Microcella indica includes these proteins:
- the recO gene encoding DNA repair protein RecO: protein MPTYRDEAVVLRTHKLGEADRIITMLGRQHGKIRAVAKGVRRTASRFGSRLEPFMVADLQLYRGRSLDIIQQAVSLGSYGDEISADYARYTAASAMVETADKVTGDDGGGPQQYLLLVGALRSLSRGEHHASLTLDSYLLRALSIAGWAPTFADCAVTGAPGPHSAFVVQLGGMVADGVAPPGAPRLSPATLELLGALLTGDWPTADAADERTRAQASGLIAAYTQFHLERGLRSLPHVDRTLHVEPALHLAAEERPRPAPVTSTTQEFA from the coding sequence GTGCCGACCTACCGAGATGAAGCCGTCGTGCTGCGCACCCACAAGCTGGGCGAAGCCGACCGCATCATCACGATGCTCGGCCGGCAGCACGGCAAGATCCGCGCGGTCGCGAAGGGCGTGCGCCGCACGGCGAGCCGCTTCGGCAGCCGCCTCGAGCCGTTCATGGTCGCCGACCTGCAGCTGTACCGCGGCCGCAGCCTCGACATCATCCAGCAGGCGGTGAGCCTCGGCTCGTACGGCGACGAGATCAGCGCCGACTACGCCCGATACACGGCCGCGAGCGCGATGGTCGAGACGGCCGACAAGGTCACGGGCGACGACGGCGGCGGCCCCCAGCAGTACCTCCTCCTCGTGGGAGCCCTGCGCTCTCTCTCGCGCGGCGAGCACCACGCGAGCCTCACGCTCGACTCGTACCTGCTGCGCGCGCTGTCGATCGCGGGCTGGGCGCCGACCTTCGCCGACTGCGCGGTGACGGGCGCGCCAGGCCCGCACAGCGCGTTCGTCGTGCAACTGGGCGGCATGGTGGCGGATGGCGTGGCGCCTCCCGGCGCCCCGCGCCTGAGCCCGGCCACGCTCGAGCTGCTCGGCGCCCTCCTGACCGGCGACTGGCCGACCGCGGACGCCGCCGACGAGCGCACCCGTGCGCAGGCGAGCGGGCTCATCGCCGCCTACACGCAGTTCCACCTCGAGCGCGGGCTGCGCTCGCTGCCCCATGTCGACCGCACCCTGCACGTCGAGCCCGCGCTGCACCTCGCCGCCGAGGAACGCCCTCGCCCCGCGCCGGTGACCTCCACAACTCAGGAGTTTGCGTGA
- a CDS encoding isoprenyl transferase: MSRASRHAEPLRPLDWTGEHPPELRREVVPQHVAIVMDGNGRWANRQGLTRVEGHRAGEASLLDVVAGAVQIGVKHLSVYAFSTENWNRSPDEVRFLMGFNREVLRRRRDQLDAWNVRIRWAGRRPRLWRSVISELEEAQARTAGNTGLTLTMCVNYGGRVEIVDAVRAIGEEVAAGRLTPSRITERTIARHLYEPDQPDVDLFVRSSGEQRTSNFLPWQSAYAEMVFLDTLWPDFRRRHLWDAIADYASRDRRFGGAVDAPAGQ, encoded by the coding sequence GTGAGCAGAGCATCCCGACACGCCGAACCGCTGCGCCCTCTCGACTGGACGGGCGAGCATCCTCCTGAATTGCGGAGAGAAGTCGTGCCGCAGCACGTCGCCATCGTCATGGACGGCAACGGCCGCTGGGCCAACCGCCAGGGCCTCACGCGCGTCGAGGGCCACCGCGCGGGCGAGGCGAGCCTGCTCGATGTCGTCGCGGGCGCCGTGCAGATCGGCGTGAAGCACTTGAGCGTCTACGCGTTCAGCACCGAGAACTGGAACCGCAGCCCCGACGAGGTGCGCTTCCTCATGGGCTTCAACCGGGAGGTGCTGCGCCGCCGTCGCGACCAGCTCGACGCCTGGAACGTGCGCATCCGCTGGGCGGGGCGTCGCCCTCGACTGTGGCGCAGCGTCATCAGCGAGCTCGAGGAGGCGCAGGCCCGCACGGCCGGGAACACGGGCCTCACGCTGACGATGTGCGTCAACTACGGCGGCCGCGTCGAGATCGTGGATGCTGTGCGCGCGATCGGCGAGGAGGTCGCCGCCGGGCGGCTCACGCCGAGCCGCATCACCGAGCGCACGATCGCCCGCCACCTCTACGAGCCCGACCAGCCCGACGTCGACCTGTTCGTGCGCTCGAGCGGCGAGCAGCGCACGAGCAACTTCCTGCCGTGGCAGAGCGCCTACGCCGAGATGGTGTTCCTCGACACTCTGTGGCCCGACTTCCGGCGCCGCCACCTGTGGGATGCGATCGCCGACTACGCCTCGCGCGACCGCCGCTTCGGTGGCGCGGTCGACGCGCCCGCCGGCCAGTAG